In Helianthus annuus cultivar XRQ/B chromosome 9, HanXRQr2.0-SUNRISE, whole genome shotgun sequence, the following are encoded in one genomic region:
- the LOC110875439 gene encoding GEM-like protein 1 yields the protein MDSVKVVVGRWAKKATEATKKGQEYAGDMWQYLKTGPSIADAAVGRIAQGTKVLAEGGYDKIFRTTFQTIPEERLLKSYACYLSTSAGPVMGLLYISTAKLAFCSDNPLPYKVGDEKKWSYYKEDAKSDVRP from the exons ATGGATTCGGTAAAGGTTGTGGTGGGGAGATGGGCGAAGAAGGCCACTGAAGCAACCAAGAAGGGGCAAGAATATGCTGGAGATATGTGGCAATATT TGAAAACAGGTCCCAGCATTGCTGATGCTGCTGTTGGAAGAATTGCTCAAGGAACCAAAGTTCTTGCAGAAGGTGGATATGATAAAATCTTTAGAACAACATTCCAAACCATTCCTGAGGAACGGCTTCTCAAGTCGTATGCATGCTACCTATCAACTTCTGCAGGGCCCGTCATGGGATTACTCTACATCTCAACTGCAAAGCTTGCATTCTGCAGTGATAATCCACTTCCATATAAAGTTGGCGATGAAAAGAAATGGAGCTATTACAAG GAAGATGCGAAATCCGATGTGAGGCCCTAA